The sequence AGATTAATCACTCATTAGCAACCCGAACCACCTGTTTACCAACATTTTTCCCAGAAAACAACCCGACAAGTGCAGCGGGAGCAAGCTCGAGGCCTTCTGACATATCTTCGATGTACACAATCTTCCCTTCCTTGTAATATCCTTTGACATGTTCAAGGAACTGCGGGAAAATATGGACGTAATCGCTTTGCAAGAACCCTTCTAATCTTAGTCGTCTGGGGATCGCGTTGTACAGGTTGTTGATTCCTCCTTGTGATGAGCTTGAGAGGCTTTGTAAAGACACCATTCCACAGAGAGCGATTCTACCATGGACCTTCATGTTAAGGAGCGCTGCATCAAGCATGGATCCACCCACGTTGTCAAAGTAGATATTGATTCCCTCCGGGAAATACCTGTTAATAAGAATAAACAATTCAGCTGATCTCATCTACAAgcgatttttttaaattaacaataaaataaatctaaatgGCAGAACCACATAATTTTACTGTTACAAATATGCTATGTATCCTACTATTCATGTTCCTAATGGgagattttaaaatcatagtTGGGACCAATGTTCTACAAATTAGTCTCTAGTTGGCAAATCGGACCTAAACGAAACGATTTTTCTAGCCCGGTTTTGAAGAAATCGGTCTAGGTGCTCAAAAATAAGTATTAGTGCCTGTAACTTTTTGAGCTGAATGTAACCATGTATTTACGTACCTCTTCAAAGCAGCATCAAGATCAGCCTCTTCCTTGTAGTTAAATGCTTCATCAAACCCAAGCTTGTTTTTAAGAAGATCAACCTGAAACATGTCCCATACAAGTTACATACCTACCATCCCCTTACCTAAGAAGAGTTATTGAAGATAAGTTTATAGACTAATAAATAATAACCTTTTGTTTACTACCAGCACTCCCAACAACGTAGCAGCCGTTCAACTTAGCTAGCTGACCAACAAGTTGTCCTACTGCTCCTGAAGCTGCAGACACAAAAACACTCTCCCCTTTTTTCGGAGAGCATATCTCATAGAACCCTGCATACGCTGTAAATCCAGCCATTCCTGCAAAAGAAAGTTGAaaattatacaaaccattaAAACACTAGACTCTTGTAAAAAAAGTGTGATCCGAATAGATTCCTCTTTTGCCAAAACAGAAGATGGGTCGTACCAAGAAGGCCAAGATGATAAGAAAGTGGAATGGCATCGTCTAACTGAATCTTTCTCAACTGTAGCTCATTTGAGCTACGAAGCAAACTGTATTCTTCCCAACCAGTAATCCCGCAGATTAACTCCCCGGGCGTGTAATTAGGATCATCAGAATCTATCACCCTTGCTACACCAAACCCTTCAATACGCTGCATCAAGATTAGAAAACTAATCTGTTATCAAAACATGTTGAgagtcaaaataaaataaaaaaagtgaaATGATCAATGACAGTTGCCTTgttctctgaaaaaaaaaagacaaatcttATGAACTAAGCATCAGATCTGTATACAATCACacaaaaat comes from Brassica rapa cultivar Chiifu-401-42 chromosome A02, CAAS_Brap_v3.01, whole genome shotgun sequence and encodes:
- the LOC103852246 gene encoding 2-alkenal reductase (NADP(+)-dependent), translating into MEEVAVVENKKVILKNYVDGIPTETDMELKMGDTIEIKAPKGSSCFLVKNLYLSCDPYMRGRMRDFHGSYLPPFLPGQRIEGFGVARVIDSDDPNYTPGELICGITGWEEYSLLRSSNELQLRKIQLDDAIPLSYHLGLLGMAGFTAYAGFYEICSPKKGESVFVSAASGAVGQLVGQLAKLNGCYVVGSAGSKQKVDLLKNKLGFDEAFNYKEEADLDAALKRYFPEGINIYFDNVGGSMLDAALLNMKVHGRIALCGMVSLQSLSSSSQGGINNLYNAIPRRLRLEGFLQSDYVHIFPQFLEHVKGYYKEGKIVYIEDMSEGLELAPAALVGLFSGKNVGKQVVRVANE